Proteins encoded by one window of Kribbella italica:
- a CDS encoding NAD-dependent succinate-semialdehyde dehydrogenase: MYSVTDPVTGELVEEIENASDEQVRDAIGRVHAGFAAWRRRPVAERAAIVARAAELFAERADELAAVMTLEMGKRINEGRGEVGIVVEIFKYYAEQGPALLADEPLAIKGGDAVITKEPIGALLGVMPWNFPVYQVARFVAPNLVLGNTILLKHASICPRASVAIAQILSDAGVPDDAYVNVFASSRQVPWILADPRIVGVSLTGSEAAGISVAAEAGKNLKKTVLELGGSDPLIVLDTDDLDETVKATATARMRNCGQSCNAPKRMIVLADLYDEFVDKLTKRISEYYVAGDPSDPKTTLPPLASVAAADEVAGQVATAIEQGATLRTGGHRIGPGAYLEATVLTDVTPEMDAYRDEIFGPVVLVFKAETEEEAIAIANDSPFGLGASVWGTDRERNTRVARQIEAGMVYLNSAGGSQADLPFGGIKRSGMGRELGPAGIEEFMNRKSIRL; the protein is encoded by the coding sequence ATGTACTCAGTCACAGACCCGGTGACGGGTGAACTGGTCGAGGAGATCGAGAACGCCAGCGACGAGCAGGTCCGGGACGCGATCGGGCGGGTGCACGCCGGGTTCGCGGCCTGGCGGCGGCGGCCGGTGGCCGAGCGGGCCGCGATCGTCGCGCGGGCCGCGGAGTTGTTCGCCGAGCGGGCCGACGAGCTGGCGGCGGTCATGACGCTGGAGATGGGCAAACGGATCAACGAGGGCCGGGGTGAGGTCGGCATCGTGGTCGAGATCTTCAAGTACTACGCCGAGCAGGGCCCTGCCCTGCTCGCCGACGAGCCGCTGGCGATCAAGGGCGGTGACGCGGTGATCACCAAGGAGCCGATCGGCGCGCTGCTCGGCGTGATGCCGTGGAACTTCCCGGTCTACCAGGTGGCCCGTTTCGTCGCGCCCAACCTGGTGCTCGGCAACACGATCCTGCTCAAGCACGCCTCGATCTGCCCGCGTGCCTCGGTGGCGATCGCGCAGATCCTGAGCGACGCCGGCGTACCGGACGACGCCTACGTCAACGTGTTCGCCTCCAGCCGGCAGGTGCCGTGGATCCTGGCCGACCCGCGGATCGTCGGCGTCTCACTGACCGGTAGTGAGGCGGCCGGGATCTCGGTGGCGGCCGAGGCGGGCAAGAACCTGAAGAAGACGGTGCTGGAGCTCGGCGGGTCCGACCCGCTGATCGTGCTCGACACCGACGACCTCGACGAGACCGTCAAGGCGACCGCGACGGCCCGGATGCGCAACTGCGGTCAGTCCTGCAACGCGCCGAAACGGATGATCGTGCTGGCCGATCTGTACGACGAGTTCGTCGACAAGCTGACCAAACGGATCTCCGAGTACTACGTCGCGGGCGATCCGTCGGACCCGAAGACGACCCTGCCGCCGTTGGCGTCGGTCGCGGCCGCCGACGAGGTGGCCGGGCAGGTCGCGACGGCGATCGAGCAGGGCGCGACCCTGCGCACCGGCGGGCACCGGATCGGCCCTGGCGCGTACCTGGAGGCGACCGTACTGACCGACGTCACGCCGGAGATGGACGCCTACCGCGACGAGATCTTCGGCCCGGTGGTGCTCGTCTTCAAGGCCGAGACCGAGGAGGAGGCGATCGCGATCGCCAACGACTCGCCGTTCGGGCTCGGCGCGAGTGTTTGGGGCACGGACCGCGAACGCAACACCCGCGTCGCGCGGCAGATCGAGGCCGGCATGGTCTACCTGAACAGCGCGGGTGGGTCGCAGGCGGACCTGCCGTTCGGTGGCATCAAGCGCAGCGGGATGGGCCGAGAGCTGGGGCCTGCGGGGATCGAGGAGTTCATGAACAGGAAGTCGATCCGCCTGTAG
- a CDS encoding M6 family metalloprotease domain-containing protein: MPVQRKSRPVLRLMTVLTAAAVAAVALASPAPATVADQPDPANAWQFDHWPQQQPWQQSQPAPAANRLAGPANGTGAFGAPIDPQNWENPDHMTWSDYKKPPGTNWADPTKTGSDRTFKGALVLVDYPDKDFVVTQPKNSTPFGNPSAEANGVPRDQVAQFYHDFLNKPGALNRGHTLHEYWMEDSGGRYGVELDAFGPYKMPGKSYEYAMEFQSDEDCPAGSDCSKDIRADGRAAWVADQGAEVPAGFDFVFFMSAGQDESSTWQEFGMMKFPTKEDVTEEFGGPVPEQRNWSDTRYVDWTSWQAGSSIWPNAGGGSSTQAESSGMGVFAHEFSHILGIGDNYNNPYGVPARRAYTGIWEMLSRGSFNGPGGPHSRWMIPATGGASMGAQHMLRNKIKLEMVDEQNVLRLDRAALAQSGVVVADVTARVAQPGPTGLSGVNITLGGGDLAPACDTATDPLCDGRGYQNYTVEVVDRMGTDSFTPDSGVLLAKTKDQDRAPFEWVIDANPQDINMTDYVLPDGTKVPITIGDYRQLSDALFHAGTNSGSEYEYVDQANRLHFYVTNVKRDKKGILSYTVAVRSLDGSGPAKRGVRLLPTVGLPGRGGVATCNFPLTNTGKAAAAQGQHPEDVSKYLTSDVYRLTAKIEGRGWSVNLPNALTTAKAGTSVAVPVQAKYDGRSASLAKVTLTAVSESDPTKKSTTSCVALAK, from the coding sequence GTGCCCGTTCAACGGAAGTCCCGTCCCGTCCTGCGGTTGATGACCGTGCTCACCGCAGCGGCCGTCGCCGCGGTGGCCCTCGCGTCCCCCGCGCCGGCCACCGTCGCCGACCAGCCCGATCCCGCCAACGCCTGGCAGTTCGACCACTGGCCGCAGCAGCAGCCGTGGCAGCAGTCGCAGCCGGCGCCCGCGGCCAACCGTCTGGCCGGCCCGGCCAACGGCACCGGGGCCTTCGGTGCCCCGATCGATCCGCAGAACTGGGAGAACCCCGACCACATGACGTGGTCGGACTACAAGAAGCCACCCGGCACCAACTGGGCCGACCCCACGAAGACCGGCTCGGACCGGACCTTCAAGGGCGCGCTGGTCCTGGTCGACTACCCGGACAAGGACTTCGTCGTCACCCAGCCGAAGAACTCGACGCCGTTCGGCAATCCGAGCGCCGAGGCCAACGGCGTACCGCGCGACCAGGTCGCGCAGTTCTACCACGACTTCCTCAACAAGCCCGGCGCGCTCAACCGCGGCCACACGCTGCACGAGTACTGGATGGAGGACTCCGGCGGCCGGTACGGCGTCGAGCTGGACGCCTTCGGCCCGTACAAGATGCCCGGCAAGTCGTACGAGTACGCGATGGAGTTCCAGAGCGACGAGGACTGCCCGGCCGGCTCGGACTGCTCGAAGGACATCCGCGCCGACGGCCGCGCCGCCTGGGTCGCCGACCAGGGCGCCGAGGTGCCGGCCGGGTTCGACTTCGTCTTCTTCATGAGCGCCGGCCAGGACGAGTCGTCCACCTGGCAGGAGTTCGGGATGATGAAGTTCCCGACCAAGGAGGACGTCACCGAGGAGTTCGGCGGACCGGTCCCCGAGCAGCGCAACTGGTCCGACACCCGGTACGTCGACTGGACGTCGTGGCAGGCCGGTTCGTCCATCTGGCCGAACGCCGGCGGCGGCTCGTCGACCCAGGCCGAGAGCTCCGGCATGGGCGTCTTCGCCCACGAGTTCAGCCACATCCTGGGTATCGGTGACAACTACAACAACCCGTACGGCGTACCGGCCCGTCGCGCGTACACCGGCATCTGGGAGATGCTCAGCCGCGGCAGCTTCAACGGCCCGGGCGGTCCGCACAGCCGGTGGATGATCCCCGCGACCGGCGGCGCGTCGATGGGCGCGCAACACATGCTGCGCAACAAGATCAAGCTCGAGATGGTCGACGAGCAGAACGTGCTCCGGCTCGACCGGGCCGCGCTCGCGCAGTCCGGCGTCGTCGTCGCGGACGTGACCGCGCGGGTCGCCCAGCCGGGGCCGACCGGCCTGTCAGGCGTCAACATCACGCTCGGCGGCGGCGACCTCGCGCCCGCGTGCGACACGGCGACCGACCCGCTGTGCGACGGCCGCGGCTACCAGAACTACACGGTCGAGGTCGTCGACCGGATGGGCACGGACTCGTTCACGCCGGACTCCGGCGTCCTGCTGGCCAAGACCAAGGACCAGGACCGCGCGCCGTTCGAGTGGGTGATCGACGCCAACCCGCAGGACATCAACATGACCGACTACGTCCTGCCCGACGGCACCAAGGTCCCGATCACGATCGGCGACTACCGGCAGCTGTCCGACGCGCTCTTCCACGCCGGCACGAACTCCGGCAGCGAGTACGAGTACGTCGACCAGGCGAACCGGCTGCACTTCTACGTCACCAACGTGAAGCGTGACAAGAAGGGCATCCTGTCGTACACCGTCGCCGTCCGCTCCCTCGACGGCTCGGGCCCCGCCAAGCGCGGCGTACGGCTGTTGCCGACGGTCGGCCTCCCCGGCCGCGGCGGCGTCGCGACCTGCAACTTCCCGCTCACCAACACCGGCAAGGCGGCCGCTGCCCAGGGCCAGCACCCCGAGGACGTCAGCAAGTACCTGACCAGCGACGTCTACCGCCTCACCGCCAAGATCGAGGGCCGCGGCTGGTCGGTCAACCTCCCCAACGCCCTCACCACCGCCAAGGCCGGCACCAGCGTCGCCGTCCCCGTCCAGGCCAAGTACGACGGCCGCTCGGCCTCCCTCGCCAAGGTCACCCTGACCGCGGTCTCGGAGTCCGACCCCACCAAGAAGTCCACCACCAGCTGCGTGGCCCTGGCCAAGTAG
- a CDS encoding helix-turn-helix transcriptional regulator has product MTQAELARRIGVTRQTVIAIEQGKYSPSLELAFQIAGVFGVRLEEVFQYPGEE; this is encoded by the coding sequence ATGACGCAGGCCGAGCTGGCGCGGCGGATCGGGGTGACGCGGCAGACGGTGATCGCGATCGAGCAGGGCAAGTACTCGCCGTCGCTGGAGCTGGCGTTCCAGATCGCGGGCGTGTTCGGCGTACGGCTCGAAGAGGTTTTCCAGTATCCAGGGGAGGAGTGA
- a CDS encoding NAD(P)-dependent alcohol dehydrogenase: MRAVVQDRYGPPEVLRVEEIDQPVAGGNQVLVKVVAAGVDQGTWHLMAGEPRMVRLAIGLRRPRMRVSGRDVAGVVEAVGPGVTSLAVGDEVYGTCESGSFAEYAVGRTGQLTRKPANLTFEQAAAVPISAGTALQGLRGIKPGERVLVLGAAGGVGSYGVQLAKAAGAHVTGVSSTAKLDLVRELGADEALDYTRDELPAAAYDFILDTGGNRSLKILRRALKPKGRVVIIGSETKGPLGGMSRILWAALLSLVVSQQLRGLISTERAEDYAELRALIESGKVTPAIDRTYPLDEAAAAIHHLRDGHPRGKLVITI, translated from the coding sequence ATGAGGGCAGTGGTTCAGGACCGGTACGGACCACCGGAGGTACTCCGGGTCGAGGAGATCGACCAGCCGGTTGCTGGGGGCAACCAAGTGCTGGTGAAGGTGGTGGCGGCGGGCGTCGATCAGGGAACGTGGCACCTGATGGCCGGCGAGCCGCGGATGGTCCGGCTCGCGATCGGGCTGCGCCGGCCGAGGATGCGGGTCAGTGGGCGGGACGTCGCCGGGGTGGTCGAGGCGGTCGGTCCGGGGGTGACGTCGCTGGCCGTCGGCGACGAAGTGTACGGGACGTGCGAGAGCGGTTCCTTCGCCGAGTATGCCGTGGGTCGGACCGGCCAGCTCACCCGCAAGCCGGCCAACCTGACCTTCGAGCAGGCAGCCGCCGTACCGATCTCTGCTGGTACGGCGTTGCAGGGCCTGCGCGGGATCAAGCCGGGAGAGCGCGTTCTCGTGCTCGGCGCGGCCGGGGGCGTCGGCTCGTACGGCGTCCAGCTGGCGAAGGCGGCCGGCGCTCACGTCACGGGCGTCTCCAGTACGGCGAAGCTCGACCTGGTCCGGGAGCTGGGCGCCGACGAGGCCCTCGACTACACCCGCGACGAGCTGCCGGCGGCGGCGTACGACTTCATCCTGGACACGGGCGGGAACCGCTCTCTGAAGATCTTGCGGCGTGCCCTGAAACCCAAGGGCCGCGTGGTGATCATCGGCAGCGAGACCAAAGGCCCGCTCGGCGGCATGAGCCGCATCCTGTGGGCGGCGCTGCTCTCACTCGTCGTCAGCCAGCAACTCCGCGGCCTGATCAGCACCGAACGCGCCGAGGACTACGCCGAGCTCCGCGCCCTGATCGAGTCCGGCAAGGTCACCCCCGCGATCGACCGCACCTACCCACTCGACGAGGCCGCCGCCGCCATCCACCACCTCCGCGACGGACATCCGCGCGGCAAGCTCGTGATCACCATCTGA
- a CDS encoding ABC transporter ATP-binding protein, which yields MIGTEEPTNRTTDVVQAEDLVRVYGEGDTAVRALHGVSVRIEPGQLTAVMGPSGSGKSTLMHILAGLDKPTTGSVRIAGTEITTLGDDDLTKLRREHIGFIFQFFNLLPMLTARENILLPLTIAGRRADPEYFDALVARVGLADRLTHRPAELSGGQQQRVAIARALVSQPTVVFADEPTGNLDSRTSKEILELLRQSVEEYGQTTVMVTHDARAAAMADRILFLADGGIVKETGRISQHDILQVIDTLDLQ from the coding sequence ATGATCGGCACGGAAGAACCAACGAACCGAACCACCGACGTCGTACAGGCCGAAGATCTGGTCCGCGTGTACGGCGAGGGCGACACCGCGGTCCGCGCGCTGCACGGGGTGAGTGTGCGGATCGAGCCGGGGCAGTTGACGGCGGTGATGGGACCGTCCGGCTCGGGCAAGTCGACGCTGATGCACATCCTGGCGGGGCTGGACAAGCCGACGACCGGCTCGGTCCGGATCGCCGGTACCGAGATCACCACCCTCGGTGACGACGACCTGACCAAGCTGCGGCGCGAGCACATCGGCTTCATCTTCCAGTTCTTCAACCTGCTGCCGATGCTGACCGCGCGCGAGAACATTCTGCTCCCGTTGACGATCGCGGGGCGGCGGGCGGATCCCGAGTACTTCGACGCGCTCGTCGCGCGGGTCGGCCTCGCCGACCGGCTGACGCACCGGCCGGCCGAGCTGTCCGGTGGCCAGCAGCAACGAGTCGCGATCGCCCGCGCGCTGGTGTCGCAGCCGACCGTCGTCTTCGCCGACGAACCGACCGGCAACCTCGACTCCCGCACCAGCAAGGAGATCCTCGAACTGCTGCGGCAATCGGTCGAGGAGTACGGGCAGACCACCGTGATGGTCACCCACGACGCCCGCGCGGCCGCGATGGCCGACCGGATCCTCTTCCTCGCCGACGGCGGGATCGTCAAGGAGACCGGGCGGATCAGCCAGCACGACATCCTGCAGGTGATCGACACGCTGGACCTGCAGTGA
- a CDS encoding FtsX-like permease family protein: protein MIRFALAGMLSRKLRTALTAIGVVLGVSLISGTYVLTDSITGAFDSIFSENYKNTDATVTGKTAFDTTTDSAGGVAPPFAASALPEIEKLPEVDAADGSVFGEVQLIGRDGKAIVFGGAPNLGFSVNPELPQFNALTLVGGSWPGPGEVVIDTQSAEKKGFAAGDEIAVQARGPAERMRVSGLVEFGEVSSIGGATLAGFDLGTAQKLFGKTDQYDQILISAKDGVPQHQLVDAVGKVLPAGTQVRTAEEQAAADAEDTSGFLDFFRTFLLVFGGIALFVGSFVIANSLSITIAQRTREFATLRTLGASRRQILGSVVLEALITGVLASIAGLLFGLAIATGLFNLFDAVGFTLPNNGLVFQTRTIVVGLLVGILVTVVASLRPAWRATRVPPIAAVREGATPIPGRFNRYRPIGAALLAIAGVALVVVGLFVDGLPTAALLAMLGGGVLLLFVGVALFSSRLVKPLAAASDPVARWSVVTLTVLVWPVLVLGWVVKRVFRRTAEFPRVLPDGPATAIGGQNSRRDPARTASTAAALMIGLALVTLVATLGAGIIKPFEDAVDGIFSADYAITAQNNFSPLPPDVAAAVAATPGVSAVTSVRGGQASAYGERITITGVDAAAPELLAFDWRSGSQQSLAELGAGGAIVDADYADQHALSVGSQLALTTVTGKALPLKVLGVFRPPAGGSPFGNVTISTPTFDANNPQPLTVYTFVNLSGGVTAANTAALEGALSTFPNAKALDRDAFKKSQTDGIKSILNVLYVLLALSVLVSLFGIVNTLVLTVFERTRELGMLRAVGLTRGQVKKMIRHESVITALIGAAIGIVLGLGLALLLAARLEEVAFAVPVAQVVVFGVLSIVVGILAAIWPARRAARLNPLEALQYE, encoded by the coding sequence GTGATCCGGTTCGCGCTGGCCGGGATGCTCAGCCGCAAGCTCCGGACCGCGCTCACCGCGATCGGCGTCGTCCTCGGCGTCTCGCTGATCTCCGGCACGTACGTGCTGACCGACTCGATCACCGGCGCCTTCGACTCGATCTTCTCCGAGAACTACAAGAACACCGACGCGACCGTCACCGGCAAGACCGCGTTCGACACCACGACGGACTCCGCCGGCGGCGTCGCGCCGCCGTTCGCCGCGAGCGCTCTGCCGGAGATCGAGAAGCTGCCCGAGGTCGACGCGGCCGACGGCAGCGTGTTCGGCGAGGTCCAGCTGATCGGCCGCGACGGCAAGGCGATCGTCTTCGGCGGCGCGCCCAACCTCGGCTTCAGCGTCAACCCGGAGCTGCCGCAGTTCAACGCGCTCACCCTGGTCGGCGGCAGCTGGCCGGGGCCCGGCGAGGTCGTGATCGACACCCAGAGCGCCGAGAAGAAGGGCTTCGCGGCCGGCGACGAGATCGCCGTCCAGGCCCGCGGCCCGGCCGAGCGGATGCGGGTCTCCGGGCTGGTCGAGTTCGGCGAGGTGTCGTCGATCGGCGGCGCGACGCTGGCCGGCTTCGACCTCGGGACGGCGCAGAAGCTGTTCGGCAAGACCGATCAGTACGACCAGATCCTGATCTCCGCCAAGGACGGGGTGCCGCAGCACCAACTGGTCGATGCCGTCGGCAAGGTTCTGCCCGCCGGCACCCAAGTCCGTACGGCGGAGGAGCAGGCCGCCGCGGACGCCGAGGACACCAGCGGGTTCCTCGACTTCTTCCGGACCTTCCTGCTCGTCTTCGGCGGAATCGCGTTGTTCGTCGGTTCGTTCGTGATCGCGAACTCGCTGTCGATCACGATCGCTCAGCGCACCCGCGAGTTCGCGACGCTGCGGACACTGGGCGCCTCGCGCCGGCAGATCCTCGGTTCGGTGGTGCTCGAAGCGCTGATCACCGGCGTGCTCGCGTCGATCGCCGGGCTGCTGTTCGGGCTCGCGATCGCGACCGGGCTGTTCAACCTGTTCGACGCGGTCGGGTTCACGCTGCCGAACAACGGGCTCGTGTTCCAGACGCGCACGATCGTGGTCGGGCTGCTGGTCGGCATTCTCGTCACCGTCGTCGCGAGCCTGCGGCCCGCGTGGCGCGCGACGCGGGTGCCGCCGATCGCCGCCGTACGGGAAGGTGCGACGCCGATACCGGGACGCTTCAACCGGTACCGGCCGATCGGTGCCGCGTTGCTCGCGATCGCCGGGGTCGCCCTGGTGGTGGTCGGGTTGTTCGTCGACGGGCTGCCGACGGCGGCGTTGCTGGCGATGCTCGGCGGCGGTGTGCTGCTGCTGTTCGTCGGGGTCGCGTTGTTCTCGTCCCGGCTGGTCAAGCCGCTCGCCGCGGCGTCGGATCCGGTCGCGCGGTGGTCCGTGGTGACGTTGACGGTGCTGGTGTGGCCGGTGCTGGTGCTGGGGTGGGTGGTCAAGCGCGTGTTCCGGCGTACGGCGGAGTTCCCGCGGGTGCTGCCGGACGGACCGGCGACCGCGATCGGCGGGCAGAACAGCCGGCGCGATCCGGCGCGGACCGCCTCGACCGCGGCGGCGCTGATGATCGGGCTCGCGCTCGTGACGCTGGTCGCGACGCTTGGGGCCGGGATCATCAAACCGTTCGAGGATGCGGTCGACGGCATCTTCAGCGCCGACTACGCGATCACGGCGCAGAACAACTTCAGCCCGCTGCCGCCTGACGTCGCCGCGGCGGTCGCCGCGACTCCGGGCGTCTCCGCGGTGACCAGCGTGCGCGGTGGGCAGGCGTCGGCGTACGGCGAGAGGATCACGATCACCGGCGTCGACGCGGCCGCGCCGGAGTTGCTGGCCTTCGACTGGCGGTCGGGTTCGCAGCAGTCGCTCGCCGAGCTCGGGGCCGGCGGCGCGATCGTCGACGCGGACTACGCCGACCAGCACGCGCTCTCCGTGGGATCGCAGCTCGCGCTGACCACGGTGACCGGCAAGGCGCTGCCGCTGAAGGTGCTCGGGGTGTTCCGGCCGCCGGCCGGCGGGTCGCCGTTCGGGAACGTGACCATCTCGACGCCGACGTTCGACGCGAACAACCCGCAGCCGTTGACCGTCTACACGTTCGTCAATCTGTCCGGTGGTGTCACGGCCGCGAACACGGCCGCGCTCGAAGGTGCTCTGAGCACGTTCCCGAACGCGAAGGCGCTCGACCGCGACGCGTTCAAGAAGTCGCAGACCGACGGCATCAAGAGCATTCTCAACGTGCTCTACGTGCTGCTGGCGCTGTCGGTGCTGGTCAGCCTGTTCGGCATCGTCAACACGCTGGTGCTGACCGTGTTCGAGCGCACCCGCGAGCTCGGGATGCTGCGTGCGGTCGGGCTGACGCGCGGGCAGGTGAAGAAGATGATCCGGCACGAGAGCGTGATCACCGCCCTGATCGGCGCCGCGATCGGCATCGTGCTCGGCCTCGGCCTCGCGCTGCTGCTCGCCGCGCGGCTGGAGGAGGTCGCGTTCGCCGTACCGGTCGCTCAGGTGGTGGTCTTCGGCGTCCTGTCCATCGTCGTCGGCATCCTCGCCGCCATCTGGCCGGCCCGCCGAGCCGCCCGCCTCAACCCCTTGGAGGCTTTGCAGTACGAGTAG
- a CDS encoding multidrug transporter produces the protein MRKVSSRMRSLAVLELINIALIGWFVFSALDAPRTAANLAGYCATAILLAVGASYWLVKLGQVRAGLPRLPHAMTFRRLRLVCALVVLAAAILVASALANPPSEYVAGLVLLLLAAAEYVNYFHWQLMYDNRTDLTRLSRTGRLARAHLWRDLWR, from the coding sequence ATGCGAAAGGTCAGCTCGAGAATGCGCTCTCTCGCCGTTCTCGAGCTGATCAACATCGCACTGATCGGCTGGTTCGTGTTCTCCGCCCTCGACGCACCCCGCACGGCCGCCAACCTCGCCGGGTACTGCGCCACGGCGATCCTGCTCGCCGTCGGAGCGTCGTACTGGCTGGTGAAGCTGGGTCAGGTGCGCGCCGGTCTCCCCCGCCTCCCCCATGCCATGACCTTCCGCCGGCTGCGGTTGGTCTGCGCCCTCGTCGTCCTGGCCGCCGCGATCCTCGTCGCCTCAGCGCTGGCCAACCCACCCTCCGAGTACGTCGCCGGCCTGGTCCTCCTGCTCCTGGCGGCCGCCGAGTACGTCAACTACTTCCACTGGCAACTCATGTACGACAACCGCACCGACCTCACCCGCCTGTCCCGCACCGGCCGCCTGGCGCGGGCCCACCTCTGGCGGGACCTTTGGCGCTAG
- a CDS encoding histone deacetylase encodes MNLVWYVAYGSNLASDRFRCYLAGGQPAGGRRVYPGCRDPRDPHRVAAVEVPGGLVFSGESAAWGGGRAFYDLTAPGLVAGRAYLLTAEQLGDVAAQEMYREPGSAFAQDLTEALDDVDEVRVLGPGRYETIARLGERDGVPMFTVTDVNAGDLEPSTPSAAYLWWIAAGLREAHGWDASRVAECLSEARGVAGAWDPGELAEIASAKGPARGGPAPGGRCGTGG; translated from the coding sequence GTGAACCTGGTCTGGTACGTCGCCTACGGGTCGAACCTGGCGAGTGACCGGTTTCGGTGTTACCTCGCGGGCGGCCAGCCGGCCGGCGGACGCCGGGTGTACCCGGGCTGCCGAGATCCTCGGGATCCCCACAGGGTCGCCGCTGTCGAGGTGCCCGGAGGTCTGGTCTTCTCCGGTGAGTCAGCGGCATGGGGTGGCGGCCGCGCGTTCTACGACCTGACGGCGCCGGGCCTGGTCGCCGGGCGCGCGTACTTGCTGACCGCGGAGCAGTTGGGCGACGTCGCCGCCCAGGAGATGTACCGCGAGCCGGGGAGCGCGTTCGCACAGGATCTGACCGAGGCGCTCGACGACGTCGACGAGGTGCGGGTGCTGGGCCCGGGCCGGTACGAGACGATCGCGCGCCTGGGCGAGCGGGACGGCGTACCGATGTTCACGGTGACGGACGTGAACGCGGGTGACCTCGAGCCGTCCACGCCGAGTGCTGCCTACCTGTGGTGGATCGCGGCCGGTCTGCGGGAGGCGCACGGCTGGGATGCCTCGCGGGTCGCCGAGTGTCTGAGCGAGGCTCGTGGTGTTGCGGGGGCCTGGGACCCGGGTGAGTTGGCCGAGATCGCTAGCGCCAAAGGTCCCGCCAGAGGTGGGCCCGCGCCAGGCGGCCGGTGCGGGACAGGCGGGTGA
- a CDS encoding amidohydrolase family protein, which yields MDIVDAWMQHPTERMLAQDWLTSLRRWVGTEEVSTALPLERTIAAMDAGGVSTGLISAWYAPEGPLVSNDEVADFVAQYPDRLVGVASVDLREPMNAVRELRRAVGERGLRALRVVPWVWGLPPNDRRYYPLYAECVELGIPFCTQVGHTGPLRTSETGRPIPYLDDVALEFPELTIVAGHIGYPWTAEMIALATKYPNVHIDTSAYTVRRYPPELVTYLRTNGRHKVLFGTNYPMITAEKALSDLTTLDLDPETTNLFLSANARRVFGL from the coding sequence GTGGACATCGTCGACGCATGGATGCAGCACCCGACCGAGCGGATGCTGGCCCAGGACTGGCTCACCTCGCTGCGGCGGTGGGTCGGCACCGAGGAGGTGTCGACCGCGCTGCCGCTGGAGCGCACGATCGCCGCGATGGACGCCGGCGGTGTGTCGACCGGGCTGATCAGTGCGTGGTACGCCCCCGAGGGCCCGCTCGTGTCGAACGACGAGGTCGCGGACTTCGTCGCGCAGTACCCCGACCGCCTGGTCGGCGTCGCGTCGGTCGACCTGCGCGAGCCGATGAACGCGGTCCGCGAGCTCCGGCGGGCGGTCGGAGAGCGCGGTCTCCGCGCCCTCCGCGTGGTCCCGTGGGTGTGGGGCCTGCCGCCGAACGACCGTCGCTACTACCCGTTGTACGCCGAGTGCGTGGAGCTGGGGATCCCGTTCTGCACCCAGGTCGGCCACACCGGCCCGCTCCGGACGTCGGAGACCGGGCGTCCGATCCCGTACCTCGACGACGTCGCGCTGGAGTTCCCCGAGCTGACGATCGTCGCCGGGCACATCGGGTACCCGTGGACCGCCGAGATGATCGCGCTGGCGACGAAGTACCCGAACGTCCACATCGACACCTCGGCGTACACCGTCCGGCGCTACCCGCCGGAGCTGGTCACGTATCTCCGAACCAACGGCCGTCACAAGGTCCTCTTCGGCACCAACTACCCGATGATCACCGCCGAGAAAGCGCTCTCGGACCTGACCACCCTCGACCTCGACCCCGAGACCACCAACCTCTTCCTGAGCGCCAACGCCCGCCGGGTCTTCGGCCTGTGA